A DNA window from Camelina sativa cultivar DH55 chromosome 13, Cs, whole genome shotgun sequence contains the following coding sequences:
- the LOC104734886 gene encoding PAX3- and PAX7-binding protein 1-like isoform X2 yields MGSNRPRNFRRRGDDGDGEIDGKDATAATKTPTSALPSSKPKKLPASTPKKKLLSFADDEEEEEDGALRVTVKPKNGRDRVKSSSRLGVLGSSHKHSSTKEHRPASSSSSSFSTVSPLSNVLPQAGSYTKEALLELQKNTRTLPYSRPSANAEPKVVLKGLIKPPQDHEQQSLKDVVKQVSDLDFDEEGEDDRPEDAFADQAAVIRAKREKMRQSRSAPAPDYISLDGGTANHSAVEGVSDEEADFQGIFIGARPQKGDKKGVFDFGDDNPTAKETTKSSFYEDEDEEEKLWEEEQFKKGIGKRMDEGSHRTVSSNGIGVPLHPNQQPPPQQQPQRYAYHAGIPMPNVSLPPTIGPATSVDTLPMSQQAELAKKALQDNVKKLKESHAKTVSSLTKTDENLTASLMSITALESSLAAAGDKYVFMQKLRDFISVICDFMQEKGSLIEEIEDQMKELNEKHSLSILERRIADNDDEMAELGAAVKAAMAVLNKQGRSTSVIAAATSAALAASASIRQQTNQPVKLDEFGRDENLQKRREVEQRAADRQKRRARFENKRASAMEIDGSSLKIEGESSTDESDSETSAYKETRDSLLQCADKVFSDASEEYSQLSMVKARFERWKRDYSSTYRDAYMSLTVPSIFSPYVRLELLKWDPLHQYVDFFDMKWHGLLFDYGKPEDEDDFAPDDTDANLVPELVEKVAIPILHHQIVRCWDILSTQETRNAVAATSLVTNYVPASSEAVAELFNAIRARLVEAIAAISVPTWDPLVLKAVPNAPQVAAYRFGTSVRLMRNICMWKDILALPVLENLALSDLLFGKVLPHVRSIASNIHDAVTRTERIIASLSGVWTGPSVTRTHSRPLQPLVDCTLTLRRNLEKRLASGLDDVETTGLARRLKRILVELHEHDHARETVRTFNLKEAV; encoded by the exons atgggAAGTAACCGTCCTAGGAATTTCCGGCGGCGCGGGGACGACGGCGATGGTGAAATCGACGGTAAAGATGCTACCGCCGCGACAAAAACGCCGACTTCGGCTCTTCCTTCGTCGAAACCTAAAAAACTCCCAGCCTCGACCCCGAAGAAGAAACTCCTAAGTTTCGCCGAcgacgaggaggaggaagaag atggagctCTCCGTGTGACGGTAAAGCCTAAGAACGGGAGAGACCGTGTCAAATCCTCTTCGCGTCTCGGCGTTTTGGGATCTTCTCACAAACACTCTTCCACCAAGGAACATCGtcccgcttcttcttcttcttcttctttctccaccGTGTCTCCGCTTTCTAACGTGCTTCCCCAGGCCGGCTCTTATACGAAAGAGGCGCTGCTTGAGCTCCAGAAGAACACACGTACGCTTCCTTATTCTCGCCCTAGTGCCAATGCCGAGCCCAAGGTTGTACTCAAGGGTTTGATCAAACCTCCCCAGGACCATGAGCAGCAGAGTCTGAAGGATGTGGTCAAACAGGTTTCGGATTTGGACTTCGATGAGGAAGGGGAAGATGATCGGCCTGAAGATGCGTTTGCCGATCAGGCAGCTGTTATTAGAGCCAAGCGGGAGAAGATGAGGCAGTCACGTTCAGCACCTGCGCCTGATTACATATCACTGGATGGTGGTACCGCAAATCATTCTGCTGTTGAAGGAGTCAGCGACGAGGAAGCAGACTTTCAGGGTATTTTCATCGGTGCAAGACCGCAAAAAGGTGATAAGAAAGGTGTGTTTGATTTCGGTGATGATAATCCTACTGCTAAAGAAACCACGAAAAGTAGTTTttatgaggatgaggatgaagaagagaagttgtGGGAGGAAGAGCAGTTTAAGAAGGGTATTGGTAAAAGAATGGATGAAGGGTCTCATAGGACTGTAAGTAGTAATGGAATTGGCGTGCCTTTGCATCCTAATCAGCAGCCACCACCACAACAGCAACCGCAGAGGTATGCTTATCATGCCGGGATTCCAATGCCGAATGTTTCTCTGCCTCCTACCATTGGTCCAGCTACTAGTGTTGATACTCTACCAATGTCACAACAAGCCGAGCTTGCCAAGAAGGCATTGCAAGACAATGTTAAGAAGCTTAAG GAGTCTCATGCAAAAACCGTTTCCTCGCTTACCAAGACAGATGAGAATTTGACTGCTTCGTTGATGAGTATCACAGCTCTTGAAAGTTCTCTAGCTGCAGCTGGAGACAAGTATGTCTTCATGCAAAAACTGAGAGACTTCATTTCTGTTATCTGCGACTTCATGCAG GAAAAGGGTTCCTTAATTGAGGAAATTGAAGATCAAATGAAGGAACTTAATGAAAAACATTCTTTATCTATTCTAGAAAGGAGAATTGCAGATAACGATGATGAAATGGCAGAGTTGGGGGCTGCTGTAAAAGCAGCAATGGCAGTTCTAAACAAACAAGGACGGAGTACTTCAGTGATTGCAGCTGCCACAAGTGCTGCGTTGGCTGCATCTGCTTCTATAAGACAGCAGACGAATCAACCAGTTAAGCTTGACGAATTTGGCAGAGATGAAAACCTGCAGAAGCGCAGGGAAGTTGAACAGAGGGCTGCAGATCGGCAGAAAAGGCGAGCTCGATTTGAAAATAAGCGTGCATCAGCCATGGAGATTGATGGATCTTCTCTGAAAATAGAAGGAGAATCAAGCACTGACGAGAGTGACAGTGAGACTTCAGCTTATAAGGAGACGAGAGATAGCTTACTTCAGTGTGCTGATAAGGTCTTTAGTGATGCATCTGAGGAGTACTCCCAGCTTTCGATGGTGAAGGCAAGATTTGAGAGGTGGAAGCGAGACTATTCATCTACTTATCGGGATGCTTACATGTCTTTGACTGTTCCTTCCATCTTTTCACCTTATGTAAGACTGGAGCTTTTAAAATGGGATCCTCTTCATCAATATGTGGATTTCTTTGACATGAAATG GCATGGATTGCTATTTGATTACGGCAAGCCAGAAGATGAGGATGATTTTGCACCAGATGATACTGATGCCAACCTTGTCCCTGAGCTAGTGGAGAAGGTTGCGATTCCCATTTTGCACCACCAGATAGTTCGTTGTTGGGATATACTTAGCACTCAGGAGACAAGAAATGCCGTTGCTGCTACAAGCTTGGTGACAAATTATGTTCCTGCTTCCAGTGAGGCCGTAGCGGAACTATTTAATGCTATTCGTGCTCGACTTGTTGAAGCCATTGCAGCTATTAGC GTTCCGACATGGGATCCTCTGGTATTGAAGGCTGTACCTAATGCTCCACAAGTTGCTGCATATAGGTTTGGGACATCCGTCCGTCTTATGAGAAATATATGTATGTGGAAAGACATCCTGGCGCTTCCAGTGTTGGAGAACTTGGCTCTTAGTGACCTTTTGTTTGGAAAAGTATTACCCCATGTCAGAAGCATTGCATCAAATATCCATGATGCTGTGACAAGAACTGAAAGGATCATTGCTTCTTTGTCTGGAGTATGGACAGGACCAAGCGTCACACGAACCCACAG TCGTCCGCTGCAACCTCTTGTGGACTGTACTTTGACACTTAGAAGAAATCTCGAGAAAAGGCTTGCCTCAGGACTGGACGATGTGGAAACCACTGGTCTTGCCCGCAGGTTAAAGAGAATACTAGTCGAGCTCCACGAACATGACCACGCCAGGGAAACTGTCAGAACATTCAATCTCAAGGAGGCAGTTTGA
- the LOC104734886 gene encoding PAX3- and PAX7-binding protein 1-like isoform X1, whose protein sequence is MGSNRPRNFRRRGDDGDGEIDGKDATAATKTPTSALPSSKPKKLPASTPKKKLLSFADDEEEEEDGALRVTVKPKNGRDRVKSSSRLGVLGSSHKHSSTKEHRPASSSSSSFSTVSPLSNVLPQAGSYTKEALLELQKNTRTLPYSRPSANAEPKVVLKGLIKPPQDHEQQSLKDVVKQVSDLDFDEEGEDDRPEDAFADQAAVIRAKREKMRQSRSAPAPDYISLDGGTANHSAVEGVSDEEADFQGIFIGARPQKGDKKGVFDFGDDNPTAKETTKSSFYEDEDEEEKLWEEEQFKKGIGKRMDEGSHRTVSSNGIGVPLHPNQQPPPQQQPQRYAYHAGIPMPNVSLPPTIGPATSVDTLPMSQQAELAKKALQDNVKKLKESHAKTVSSLTKTDENLTASLMSITALESSLAAAGDKYVFMQKLRDFISVICDFMQEKGSLIEEIEDQMKELNEKHSLSILERRIADNDDEMAELGAAVKAAMAVLNKQGRSTSVIAAATSAALAASASIRQQTNQPVKLDEFGRDENLQKRREVEQRAADRQKRRARFENKRASAMEIDGSSLKIEGESSTDESDSETSAYKETRDSLLQCADKVFSDASEEYSQLSMVKARFERWKRDYSSTYRDAYMSLTVPSIFSPYVRLELLKWDPLHQYVDFFDMKWHGLLFDYGKPEDEDDFAPDDTDANLVPELVEKVAIPILHHQIVRCWDILSTQETRNAVAATSLVTNYVPASSEAVAELFNAIRARLVEAIAAISVPTWDPLVLKAVPNAPQVAAYRFGTSVRLMRNICMWKDILALPVLENLALSDLLFGKVLPHVRSIASNIHDAVTRTERIIASLSGVWTGPSVTRTHSRPLQPLVDCTLTLRRNLEKRLASGLDDVETTGLARRLKRILVELHEHDHARETVRTFNLKEAV, encoded by the exons atgggAAGTAACCGTCCTAGGAATTTCCGGCGGCGCGGGGACGACGGCGATGGTGAAATCGACGGTAAAGATGCTACCGCCGCGACAAAAACGCCGACTTCGGCTCTTCCTTCGTCGAAACCTAAAAAACTCCCAGCCTCGACCCCGAAGAAGAAACTCCTAAGTTTCGCCGAcgacgaggaggaggaagaagatggagctCTCCGTGTGACGGTAAAGCCTAAGAACGGGAGAGACCGTGTCAAATCCTCTTCGCGTCTCGGCGTTTTGGGATCTTCTCACAAACACTCTTCCAC CAAGGAACATCGtcccgcttcttcttcttcttcttctttctccaccGTGTCTCCGCTTTCTAACGTGCTTCCCCAGGCCGGCTCTTATACGAAAGAGGCGCTGCTTGAGCTCCAGAAGAACACACGTACGCTTCCTTATTCTCGCCCTAGTGCCAATGCCGAGCCCAAGGTTGTACTCAAGGGTTTGATCAAACCTCCCCAGGACCATGAGCAGCAGAGTCTGAAGGATGTGGTCAAACAGGTTTCGGATTTGGACTTCGATGAGGAAGGGGAAGATGATCGGCCTGAAGATGCGTTTGCCGATCAGGCAGCTGTTATTAGAGCCAAGCGGGAGAAGATGAGGCAGTCACGTTCAGCACCTGCGCCTGATTACATATCACTGGATGGTGGTACCGCAAATCATTCTGCTGTTGAAGGAGTCAGCGACGAGGAAGCAGACTTTCAGGGTATTTTCATCGGTGCAAGACCGCAAAAAGGTGATAAGAAAGGTGTGTTTGATTTCGGTGATGATAATCCTACTGCTAAAGAAACCACGAAAAGTAGTTTttatgaggatgaggatgaagaagagaagttgtGGGAGGAAGAGCAGTTTAAGAAGGGTATTGGTAAAAGAATGGATGAAGGGTCTCATAGGACTGTAAGTAGTAATGGAATTGGCGTGCCTTTGCATCCTAATCAGCAGCCACCACCACAACAGCAACCGCAGAGGTATGCTTATCATGCCGGGATTCCAATGCCGAATGTTTCTCTGCCTCCTACCATTGGTCCAGCTACTAGTGTTGATACTCTACCAATGTCACAACAAGCCGAGCTTGCCAAGAAGGCATTGCAAGACAATGTTAAGAAGCTTAAG GAGTCTCATGCAAAAACCGTTTCCTCGCTTACCAAGACAGATGAGAATTTGACTGCTTCGTTGATGAGTATCACAGCTCTTGAAAGTTCTCTAGCTGCAGCTGGAGACAAGTATGTCTTCATGCAAAAACTGAGAGACTTCATTTCTGTTATCTGCGACTTCATGCAG GAAAAGGGTTCCTTAATTGAGGAAATTGAAGATCAAATGAAGGAACTTAATGAAAAACATTCTTTATCTATTCTAGAAAGGAGAATTGCAGATAACGATGATGAAATGGCAGAGTTGGGGGCTGCTGTAAAAGCAGCAATGGCAGTTCTAAACAAACAAGGACGGAGTACTTCAGTGATTGCAGCTGCCACAAGTGCTGCGTTGGCTGCATCTGCTTCTATAAGACAGCAGACGAATCAACCAGTTAAGCTTGACGAATTTGGCAGAGATGAAAACCTGCAGAAGCGCAGGGAAGTTGAACAGAGGGCTGCAGATCGGCAGAAAAGGCGAGCTCGATTTGAAAATAAGCGTGCATCAGCCATGGAGATTGATGGATCTTCTCTGAAAATAGAAGGAGAATCAAGCACTGACGAGAGTGACAGTGAGACTTCAGCTTATAAGGAGACGAGAGATAGCTTACTTCAGTGTGCTGATAAGGTCTTTAGTGATGCATCTGAGGAGTACTCCCAGCTTTCGATGGTGAAGGCAAGATTTGAGAGGTGGAAGCGAGACTATTCATCTACTTATCGGGATGCTTACATGTCTTTGACTGTTCCTTCCATCTTTTCACCTTATGTAAGACTGGAGCTTTTAAAATGGGATCCTCTTCATCAATATGTGGATTTCTTTGACATGAAATG GCATGGATTGCTATTTGATTACGGCAAGCCAGAAGATGAGGATGATTTTGCACCAGATGATACTGATGCCAACCTTGTCCCTGAGCTAGTGGAGAAGGTTGCGATTCCCATTTTGCACCACCAGATAGTTCGTTGTTGGGATATACTTAGCACTCAGGAGACAAGAAATGCCGTTGCTGCTACAAGCTTGGTGACAAATTATGTTCCTGCTTCCAGTGAGGCCGTAGCGGAACTATTTAATGCTATTCGTGCTCGACTTGTTGAAGCCATTGCAGCTATTAGC GTTCCGACATGGGATCCTCTGGTATTGAAGGCTGTACCTAATGCTCCACAAGTTGCTGCATATAGGTTTGGGACATCCGTCCGTCTTATGAGAAATATATGTATGTGGAAAGACATCCTGGCGCTTCCAGTGTTGGAGAACTTGGCTCTTAGTGACCTTTTGTTTGGAAAAGTATTACCCCATGTCAGAAGCATTGCATCAAATATCCATGATGCTGTGACAAGAACTGAAAGGATCATTGCTTCTTTGTCTGGAGTATGGACAGGACCAAGCGTCACACGAACCCACAG TCGTCCGCTGCAACCTCTTGTGGACTGTACTTTGACACTTAGAAGAAATCTCGAGAAAAGGCTTGCCTCAGGACTGGACGATGTGGAAACCACTGGTCTTGCCCGCAGGTTAAAGAGAATACTAGTCGAGCTCCACGAACATGACCACGCCAGGGAAACTGTCAGAACATTCAATCTCAAGGAGGCAGTTTGA
- the LOC104737897 gene encoding WD repeat-containing protein 26-like: MVPLRINTKRVHELASSLMSPSSLISHTTSSPGKESVNSRSKILEELQNLLPASVIIPEKRLECLVENSLHIQRDSCVFHNTLDSDLSLYTDHQCGKHQLPSQTVQILASHTDEVWFLQFSHNGKYLASSSKDQTAIIWEINADGKISLKHTLVGHQKPVIAILWSPDDRQVLTCGAEEVIRRWDVDSGDCAQMYEKGGISPISCGWYPDGQGIIAGMTDRSICMWDLDGREIECWKGQRTQKVSDIAMTDDGKWLVSVCKDSVISLFDREATVERLIEEEDMITSFSLSNDNKYLLVNLLNQEIRLWNIEGDPKIVSRYKGHRRSRFIIRSCFGGYKQAFIASGSEDSQVYIWHRSTGKLITELPGHAGAVNCVSWSPTNLHMLASASDDGTIRIWGLDKINQQNQKKKQVQGSNSNGVIHRCNGN; this comes from the exons ATGGTGCCTCTTCGTATTAATACAAAGCGTGTTCACGAGCTTGCTTCCTCCCTTATGTCACCTTCCAGCCTTATATCACATACCACTTCGTCTCCAGGTAAAGAAAGTGTCAATTCAAGGTCCAAGATTCTGGAGGAACTGCAAAACTTGCTTCCTGCTTCTGTTATAATCCCAGAAAAGAGGTTGGAGTGTTTAGTTGAGAATTCCCTTCATATCCAGCGGGATTCTTGTGTTTTCCATAATACCTTGGATAGTGATTTGTCTTTGTATACCGATCATCAATGCGGGAAGCACCAACTTCCTTCTCAGACTGTTCAG ATCTTGGCGTCACATACCGATGAAGTTTGGTTCTTGCAATTCTCTCATAATGGCAAATATCTGGCGTCGTCTTCCAAGGATCAGACTGCGATTATATGGGAG ATCAACGCAGATGGGAAAATTTCGTTGAAGCATACGCTTGTTGGCCACCAGAAACCCGTAATTGCCATCTTATGGAGTCCTGATGATCGTCAAGTTCTTACATGTGGAGCAGAAGAGGTTATCAGACGCTGGGATGTTGATTCAGGAGACTGTGCTCAAATGTATGAAAAAGGTGGTATTAGTCCCATTTCTTGCGGATGGTATCCTGACGGCCAGGGAATAATCGCTGGGATGACAGACCGAAGCATATGCATGTGGGATTTAGATGGTAGAGAGATAGAATGCTGGAAAGGTCAGAGGACGCAGAAGGTATCAGATATAGCAATGACAGATGATGGAAAGTGGCTCGTAAGTGTATGCAAGGATTCGGTGATTTCCCTATTTGATAGGGAAGCTACAGTGGAGAGATTGATTGAAGAGGAAGACATGATAACATCGTTCTCGCTTTCGAATGACAACAAATATCTTCTGGTAAATCTCCTAAACCAGGAAATCCGTCTCTGGAATATCGAAGGTGACCCCAAGATTGTGTCGAGGTACAAAGGCCACAGGCGTTCACGATTCATCATCCGATCATGCTTTGGTGGGTACAAACAAGCTTTTATTGCTAGTGGAAGCGAGGATTCTCAG GTATACATTTGGCACAGATCAACAGGGAAGTTAATCACTGAGCTACCAGGGCATGCAGGAGCGGTTAACTGCGTGAGCTGGAGCCCGACGAACCTTCACATGTTGGCTTCAGCAAGCGATGATGGAACCATAAGGATATGGGGACTTGACAAGATTAACCAacagaatcagaagaagaagcaagtgcAAGGAAGTAATAGTAACGGCGTGATTCACCGATGCAATGGGAATTga
- the LOC104734887 gene encoding transcription elongation factor SPT4 homolog 1 → MGEAPAQIPTSFGHELRACLRCRLVKTYDQFRDSGCENCPFFKMEDDHERIVDVTTPNFNGIISMMDPRRSWAARWLRIGKFAPGCYTLAVSEALPEEMQFICQEVQVQYVPPKRI, encoded by the exons ATGGGAGAAGCGCCTGCACAGATTCCGACGAGTTTCGGTCACGAGCTTAGGGCTTGTCTTCGATGTCGCCTCGTCAAGACCTACGATCAG TTTAGGGATTCTGGATGCGAGAATTGTCCTTTCTTCAAAATGGAAGACGATCATGAACGTATCGTCGATGTTACCACCCCTAATTTCAACGG TATAATCTCTATGATGGATCCACGTAGAAGTTGGGCTGCAAGATGGTTAAGAATTG GGAAGTTTGCTCCTGGTTGCTACACTCTTGCTGTCTCAGAAGCACTCCCAGAGGAAATGCAG TTCATATGCCAAGAAGTGCAGGTGCAGTATGTTCCGCCCAAACGCATTTGA
- the LOC104734889 gene encoding pyruvate kinase, cytosolic isozyme has protein sequence MSNIDIEGILKELPNDGRIPKTKIVCTLGPASRTVSMIEKLLRAGMNVARFNFSHGSHEYHQETLDNLRTAMHNTGILAAVMLDTKGPEIRTGFLKDGNPIQLKEGQEITITTDYDIKGDESTISMSYKKLPLDVKPGNTILCADGSISLAVLSCDPESGTVRCRCENSAMLGERKNVNLPGVVVDLPTLTDKDIEDILGWGVPNSIDMIALSFVRKGSDLVNVRKVLGSHAKSIMLMSKVENQEGVLNFDEILRETDAFMVARGDLGMEIPIEKIFLAQKLMIYKCNLAGKPVVTATQMLESMIKSPRPTRAEATDVANAVLDGTDCVMLSGESAAGAYPEIAVKVMAKICIEAESSLDYNTIFKEMIRATPLPMSPLESLASSAVRTANKARAKLIIVLTRGGSTANLVAKYRPAVPILSVVVPVMTTDSFDWACSDESPARHSLIYRGLIPMLAEGSAKATDSEATEVIIEAALKSATQRGLCNRGDAIVALHRIGAASVIKICVVK, from the exons ATGTCGAACATAGACATAGAAGGGATTCTGAAGGAGCTACCTAATGATGGGAGGATCCCAAAGACAAAGATAGTTTGCACTTTAGGACCAGCTTCTCGGACTGTTTCCATGATCGAAAAGCTTTTGAGAGCTGGTATGAATGTGGCTCGTTTCAATTTCTCACATGGTAGCCATGAGTACCATCAAGAGACACTCGACAACCTCCGTACCGCTATGCATAATACCGGCATTCTCGCTGCTGTCATGCTTGATACAAAG GGGCCTGAGATTCGTACTGGTTTCTTGAAAGATGGGAACCCTATACAACTGAAGGAAGGTCAAGAGATTACTATAACCACTGATTATGATATTAAAGGAGATGAGTCAACGATATCCATGAGCTATAAAAAGCTGCCTTTGGATGTGAAGCCTGGGAACACCATACTCTGTGCTGATGGAAGCATAAGTCTAGCTGTCTTGTCATGTGATCCCGAGTCTGGAACAGTTAGGTGCCGGTGTGAAAACTCGGCCATGCTTGGTGAGAGAAAGAACGTGAATCTTCCcggtgttgttgttgatcttccCACTTTGACAGATAAGGATATTGAAGATATTCTCGGTTGGGGTGTTCCCAACAGCATCGATATGATTGCTCTTTCTTTTGTCCGTAAAGGTTCGGATCTTGTTAATGTCCGGAAGGTTCTTGGTTCCCATGCTAAAAGCATAATGTTGATGTCCAAG GTTGAGAACCAGGAAGGAGTGCTAAACTTTGATGAGATATTGCGTGAAACAGATGCGTTCATGGTTGCTCGTGGTGATTTGGGGATGGAGATTCCAATCGAGAAGATCTTCTTGGCTCAAAAATTGATGATTTACAAGTGTAACCTTGCGGGTAAACCGGTGGTTACAGCCACTCAGATGCTGGAGTCAATGATCAAATCACCTCGGCCAACACGAGCTGAAGCCACAGATGTTGCAAATGCTGTTCTTGATGGCACGGACTGTGTGATGCTAAGCGGTGAGAGTGCAGCAGGAGCTTATCCGGAAATAGCTGTGAAAGTCATGGCTAAGATCTGCATTGAAGCTGAAAGCTCCCTTGATTACAACACAATCTTTAAAGAGATGATCCGAGCAACTCCGCTTCCAATGAGTCCACTCGAGAGTCTTGCATCATCCGCTGTACGGACTGCTAACAAAGCCAGGGCCAAACTCATCATTGTGTTGACACGTGGAGGTTCAACCGCTAATCTCGTGGCTAAATACAGACCTGCTGTTCCGATTCTGTCAGTGGTTGTCCCGGTTATGACCACTGATTCCTTTGACTGGGCTTGTAGTGACGAGTCACCTGCAAGGCACAGTCTCATATACAGAGGTCTTATCCCTATGTTAGCTGAAGGATCTGCAAAGGCAACCGATAGTGAAGCCACGGAAGTTATCATTGAGGCTGCTCTGAAGTCGGCTACACAGAGAGGACTATGCAACCGTGGTGATGCAATTGTGGCCCTGCACCGTATTGGAGCTGCCTCAGTTATTAAGATCTGTGTGGTGAAGTGA
- the LOC104734888 gene encoding calumenin-A-like, with protein sequence MSKASVILYITVGIFVLFLISYSPKKKSDYDHHHGGHNQHHRLKLRSSFNFKPTRHDPVPFDPLVADMERRREDKEWERQYIGHSHPELVSHSQKETTSGGGHEHEHAPGHESQPEWEDFMDAEDYLNNEDKFNVTDRLIMLFPKIDVSPADGFVTESELTEWTMQSAAKEVIHRTQRDMDVHDKNKDGFISFSEYEPPSWVRNSDNNSFGYDMGWWKEEHFNASDANGDGLLNLTEFNDFLHPADTKNPNLLLWLCKEEVRERDSDKDGKISFEEFFHGLFDTVRNYEEDNHNSTHPYHDLPEGPAKQLFSQLDKNDDGYLSDVELLPIISKIHPTERYYAKQQADYIISQADSDKDGRLTLAEMIEHPYVFYSAIFDEDDTDDDYGYHDEFR encoded by the exons ATGAGTAAAGCTTCGGTGATTCTTTACATCACGGTGGGGATCTTTGTGCTCTTCCTCATCTCTTATTCcccgaagaagaagagtgactACGATCACCACCATGGTGGTCACAACCAACATCACCGTTTAAAACTCCGGTCTTCTTTCAATTTCAAACCTACTCGTCACGATCCGGTTCCGTTTGATCCTCTCGTCGCTGATATGGAGCGCCGCCGTGAGGATAAAGAGTGGGAGCGGCAGTACATTGGGCATTCTCATCCGGAGCTTGTCTCTCATTCTCAGAAAGAAACAACCAGTGGCGGTGGGCATGAACATGAACATGCACCTGGTCACGAGTCACAGCCTGAGTGGGAAGACTTCATGGATGCTGAGGATTACTTGAATAATGAGGACAAGTTCAATGTCACTGATAG GTTGATAATGCTGTTTCCGAAGATTGATGTTTCTCCAGCTGATGGGTTTGTGACGGAGAGTGAATTGACTGAATGGACTATGCAGTCTGCTGCCAAGGAAGTCATTCACAGGACTCAAAGAGACATGGATGTTCATGATAAAAACAAGGATGGTTTCATTTCATTCTCTGAGTATGAACCACCGTCTTGGGTCCGTAATTCAG aTAATAATTCCTTTGGCTATGACATGGGCTGGTGGAAGGAGGAGCATTTTAATGCATCAGATGCAAATGGTGATGGACTGCTGAACTTAACAGAGTTTAACGA ctTTCTGCATCCTGCTGacaccaagaaccctaatttgcTGCTATGGTTATGCAAGGAGGAAGTAAG AGAAAGAGATTCAGATAAAGATGGTAAGATCAGTTTTGAAGAGTTTTTCCACGGCCTCTTTGACACTGTAAGGAACTACGAGGAAGATAATCACAATTCTACGCATCCTTATCATGACTTGCCTGAAGGCCCTGCAAAGCAGTTGTTTTCTCAGCTTGACAAAAATGATGATGG GTACTTGTCAGACGTTGAACTACTTCCCATTATCAGTAAAATCCATCCTACTGAGCGTTATTACGCAAAACAACAGGCTGATTATATTATATCTCAG GCGGATTCGGACAAAGATGGACGTTTGACTTTGGCAGAGATGATTGAGCATCCATACGTCTTCTACAGTGCCATTTTCGACGAAGATGACACTGATGATGATTATGGCTACCACGATGAATTCCGCTAG